From Methanococcus maripaludis, the proteins below share one genomic window:
- the fwdA gene encoding tungsten-dependent formylmethanofuran dehydrogenase subunit FwdA, with amino-acid sequence MEYIIRNGTVFDPLNKVNGEKMDICVKDGKIVESVSKNALEIDANNKVVMAGGVDSHSHIAGAKVNTGRTLRPEDSKKDLFSKEGLRQGSGFSIPSTFKTGYQYSGMGYTTVIEAAMPPLVARHTHEEFMDLPQIDKAAMPLFGNSWMVLEYLKNGDLSMCAAYVAWLLRVTKGFAIKIVNPGGTEAWGWGKNVHGLDDEVPYFGITPREIVTGLTKVNEMLGLPHSVHVHPNNLGHPGNWETTIDTMDCVKDIKAKPKFGDRDTVYYNTHLQFHSYGGTSWKDCVSKGVETADYVNKHKHVMIDVGQVTLDETTTMTADGPMEYDLHMTNGLKWANCDVELETGSGVVPFIYSPKGPVYSLQWAIGLDIFLYTNPEKLILTTDHPNAGPFIRYPRVIAWLLSKEYRDDWIQNRVHKWAAEKSHITETDREYSMYDIAQITRANSSKVLGLSGDRGHLGVGAKADISIYDIDPEEKSGKKIEKAFLEAAYVLKDGDVVVKNGNVVKEVYGDTIFVNAEINESLEAELLKDLNMKFKKLYSVNMENYPVQDAYANSWMPINIDATEIQ; translated from the coding sequence ATGGAATATATCATAAGAAATGGTACCGTCTTTGACCCATTAAACAAGGTCAACGGAGAAAAGATGGATATCTGCGTGAAAGACGGAAAAATCGTAGAATCTGTATCAAAAAATGCTTTAGAAATTGATGCAAATAATAAAGTAGTAATGGCAGGCGGTGTTGATTCACACAGCCACATTGCAGGAGCTAAAGTAAATACTGGAAGGACATTAAGACCTGAAGACAGTAAAAAAGATCTATTTTCAAAAGAAGGATTGAGACAAGGATCAGGATTTTCAATACCTTCGACATTCAAAACAGGTTACCAATACTCAGGTATGGGTTACACAACAGTTATCGAAGCAGCTATGCCTCCGCTTGTTGCAAGACACACACACGAAGAATTTATGGATTTACCACAAATTGACAAAGCTGCAATGCCATTATTTGGTAACAGCTGGATGGTACTTGAGTACTTGAAAAACGGCGATTTGAGTATGTGTGCTGCATACGTTGCATGGCTTTTAAGAGTAACAAAAGGATTTGCAATAAAAATCGTAAACCCTGGCGGAACAGAAGCTTGGGGTTGGGGTAAAAACGTACACGGGTTAGATGACGAAGTCCCATACTTTGGAATTACACCAAGAGAAATCGTAACAGGACTTACAAAAGTAAACGAAATGCTCGGGTTACCTCATTCCGTTCACGTACACCCAAATAACCTCGGTCACCCAGGAAACTGGGAAACCACCATTGATACAATGGACTGTGTAAAAGATATCAAAGCTAAACCAAAATTCGGCGACAGAGATACTGTTTACTATAACACGCACCTCCAATTCCACTCATACGGTGGAACTTCATGGAAAGACTGTGTAAGTAAAGGAGTAGAAACTGCAGATTACGTGAACAAACACAAACACGTAATGATTGATGTTGGTCAAGTTACACTTGATGAAACTACAACCATGACTGCTGACGGACCAATGGAATACGATCTTCACATGACAAATGGCCTTAAATGGGCAAACTGTGACGTTGAACTTGAAACCGGTTCAGGTGTTGTTCCATTTATCTACTCACCAAAAGGACCAGTTTATTCCCTCCAGTGGGCTATTGGTTTAGACATTTTCCTCTATACAAACCCTGAAAAATTGATTTTAACAACTGACCACCCTAATGCAGGACCATTCATAAGATACCCGAGAGTTATCGCTTGGTTACTTAGCAAAGAATACAGAGATGACTGGATTCAAAATAGGGTTCACAAATGGGCTGCAGAAAAAAGCCATATAACTGAAACCGACAGAGAATACTCAATGTATGACATTGCACAGATAACAAGAGCAAACTCATCAAAAGTACTTGGTTTAAGCGGCGACAGAGGCCATTTGGGCGTTGGTGCTAAAGCAGACATTTCAATATACGACATCGACCCTGAAGAAAAATCAGGTAAAAAGATAGAAAAAGCATTCCTCGAAGCAGCTTATGTTTTAAAAGACGGCGATGTAGTTGTAAAGAACGGAAATGTTGTAAAAGAAGTTTACGGAGATACAATCTTTGTAAATGCAGAGATAAACGAGAGTTTAGAAGCAGAACTTTTAAAAGACCTCAACATGAAGTTTAAAAAACTCTATTCCGTAAATATGGAAAACTACCCAGTTCAAGATGCTTACGCAAACAGCTGGATGCCAATAAACATTGATGCTACGGAAATACAATAA
- the nadA gene encoding quinolinate synthase NadA, protein MDIIERINKLKNEKNAVILAHNYQPEEIQKIADIIGDSLELCIAARDTDADVIVFCGVDFMAETAKVLNSGKKVLIPEIIETDCPMAHQLPPEVILDAKKEYPDAKVVIYVNTLASAKALADATCTSANADRVVNSFEENEVLFGPDNNLGYFVSKRSNKKIIPMPEGGHCYVHKMFTIDDAKAVKEKYPNAELLIHPESDPKLQESADYVMSTGGMVKHVLNSECSEFIIGTECDMISRLKIELEKVGKSKKLIPLRTDAICKSMKNITLEKIEQCLLEEKHEITLDEKIIENARKAIERMLSI, encoded by the coding sequence ATGGATATAATTGAGAGAATAAACAAATTGAAAAACGAGAAAAACGCAGTAATTTTGGCACACAACTACCAGCCAGAAGAAATCCAAAAAATTGCAGATATTATTGGAGATTCACTAGAACTCTGCATTGCTGCAAGAGATACCGATGCAGATGTAATCGTATTCTGCGGTGTAGATTTCATGGCAGAAACGGCAAAAGTATTAAACAGTGGGAAAAAAGTACTTATTCCCGAAATTATTGAAACAGACTGCCCAATGGCACACCAACTTCCCCCAGAAGTGATACTTGACGCAAAAAAAGAGTATCCTGATGCAAAAGTTGTAATTTATGTAAATACACTTGCTTCTGCAAAAGCACTGGCTGACGCAACATGTACTTCTGCAAATGCTGATAGGGTTGTGAATTCTTTCGAAGAAAACGAAGTATTATTTGGTCCAGACAATAATTTGGGTTATTTTGTATCAAAAAGGTCAAATAAAAAAATTATTCCAATGCCTGAGGGCGGACACTGCTATGTTCACAAAATGTTTACAATTGATGATGCAAAAGCAGTAAAAGAAAAGTATCCAAATGCAGAACTTTTAATACACCCTGAAAGTGACCCAAAATTACAGGAAAGTGCTGACTACGTGATGAGTACTGGTGGAATGGTAAAACACGTTTTAAATTCAGAATGCAGCGAATTTATTATCGGAACAGAATGCGACATGATATCCCGGCTTAAAATAGAATTGGAAAAAGTGGGGAAATCAAAAAAACTAATTCCTTTAAGAACTGACGCAATCTGCAAATCGATGAAAAACATAACTTTAGAAAAAATAGAACAATGTCTTTTGGAAGAAAAACATGAAATAACGCTTGATGAAAAAATAATTGAAAATGCAAGAAAAGCAATTGAAAGAATGCTTTCAATTTAA
- a CDS encoding CBS domain-containing protein has protein sequence MNLELSVTEAMSTPVATVTLDTTAYDVANILKDKGIGCLVVLNDAGKPVGIITERDLALGVVSRNLKSKEVIVEEISSSKLIAIAPKSTLMDAARKMDAENVKRLPVIDGDELLGIVTVSDITKLSPELFNIMVETNEIHNSEYPYSKNEEIEGICEICGSTDSVNYINGRYICKNCNEDSEGEEE, from the coding sequence ATGAACCTGGAGCTTTCAGTAACTGAAGCCATGAGTACTCCGGTAGCCACTGTAACATTGGATACCACAGCTTACGACGTGGCAAATATCCTTAAAGACAAAGGAATCGGATGTTTAGTAGTGTTAAACGATGCTGGAAAACCGGTAGGTATCATAACAGAAAGGGATTTAGCACTCGGAGTTGTTTCAAGGAATTTAAAATCAAAAGAAGTAATTGTTGAAGAAATTTCCTCTTCAAAATTAATAGCAATTGCTCCAAAATCTACGCTGATGGATGCAGCTAGAAAAATGGACGCGGAAAATGTAAAAAGACTCCCTGTAATCGATGGTGATGAGTTACTTGGAATAGTTACAGTAAGCGACATTACAAAACTATCTCCTGAACTTTTCAACATTATGGTCGAAACAAACGAGATTCATAATTCAGAATACCCGTACTCGAAAAATGAGGAAATTGAAGGGATTTGTGAAATTTGCGGAAGTACAGACAGTGTAAATTACATCAACGGAAGATACATCTGTAAAAACTGCAATGAAGATTCTGAAGGCGAAGAAGAGTAA
- a CDS encoding 4Fe-4S binding protein, whose product MYKLEVYPEKCHGCGNCVVACPVNAQDPDVYGGKGPSSDEKLIMRVENGVVSIVNGDLCGGCGACIEACPVDAIKLVIVK is encoded by the coding sequence ATGTACAAACTCGAAGTATATCCTGAAAAATGTCACGGATGCGGAAACTGTGTTGTTGCATGCCCTGTAAACGCACAAGATCCTGATGTATATGGTGGCAAAGGACCAAGCAGTGATGAAAAATTAATTATGAGAGTAGAAAATGGTGTTGTATCCATCGTAAACGGGGACTTATGCGGTGGATGCGGTGCATGTATTGAAGCATGCCCTGTTGATGCCATTAAATTAGTTATTGTAAAATAA
- a CDS encoding 6-carboxytetrahydropterin synthase QueD — protein sequence MILELNGIYAGLRFSAAHIVFGHDSCGVIHGHSYYVDVKLSGEPSGEFGFVCDFKILKQIVKELCSELDHKLLVPRDHENMEYSMEGDSIYLEYVEKSGNVKKYMFPVEDINLLPLKSTTAEDLSIYFTNYIEDKLQKMDLEKSIEWIETTVNEGIGQGARYTLHLK from the coding sequence ATGATTTTAGAATTAAACGGAATTTATGCAGGGCTCCGATTTTCAGCAGCACACATTGTATTTGGACATGACAGCTGCGGAGTAATTCACGGCCACTCTTATTATGTAGACGTAAAACTCTCTGGGGAGCCATCAGGAGAATTTGGATTTGTCTGTGATTTTAAAATATTAAAACAGATTGTAAAAGAACTTTGCAGTGAACTCGACCATAAACTGCTTGTTCCAAGAGACCATGAAAATATGGAATATTCAATGGAAGGAGATTCAATCTACTTAGAATACGTTGAAAAATCGGGAAATGTAAAAAAATACATGTTTCCCGTAGAGGACATTAATTTACTCCCTTTAAAATCAACTACTGCAGAAGACCTATCCATTTACTTTACGAACTATATTGAAGATAAGCTTCAAAAAATGGATCTTGAAAAGTCGATCGAATGGATTGAAACTACAGTAAATGAAGGAATTGGACAGGGTGCAAGATACACCCTACACTTGAAATAA
- the fwdC gene encoding tungsten-dependent formylmethanofuran dehydrogenase subunit FwdC, which translates to MNELILNLKGDVSVPVEMDKIIPEKIQEMSLEEISGIELIQGNKTAKVSEIFDVELKESPVSKVTINNCCKKVKRIGEKMTSGEIVVNGDAGMYVGVEMKGGKITVNGDAESWVGQNLKGGEIIINGNAENYVGSAYRGDWRGMSGGKITITGNAGSELGEYLKGGTIVIKGNTKIMPGIHQNGGMIIIEGDIEGRAGGEMMKGAIVVYGKILEPLPSFKFEGIVEDPLVKLSKKDAGTQLKGTFIKFSGDYVNTKPKGQLYAAIENNKNLI; encoded by the coding sequence ATGAATGAATTAATTCTTAATTTGAAGGGCGATGTATCAGTCCCTGTTGAAATGGACAAAATAATTCCTGAAAAAATTCAAGAAATGAGTTTAGAAGAAATTTCTGGAATTGAATTAATACAGGGAAACAAAACTGCTAAAGTAAGCGAAATCTTTGACGTTGAACTCAAAGAAAGCCCTGTTTCAAAAGTAACAATTAACAATTGCTGTAAAAAAGTTAAAAGAATCGGCGAAAAAATGACATCCGGCGAAATCGTTGTAAACGGGGACGCTGGAATGTACGTTGGAGTCGAAATGAAAGGCGGAAAAATTACTGTAAATGGTGATGCTGAAAGCTGGGTAGGTCAAAACCTTAAAGGCGGAGAAATCATCATCAACGGAAACGCTGAAAACTACGTAGGTTCTGCATACAGGGGCGACTGGAGAGGAATGAGCGGTGGAAAAATTACCATTACTGGTAATGCTGGATCCGAACTTGGAGAGTACCTGAAAGGTGGAACGATTGTTATTAAAGGTAACACAAAAATAATGCCTGGAATTCACCAAAACGGCGGTATGATTATCATCGAAGGAGATATTGAAGGAAGAGCTGGTGGAGAAATGATGAAAGGTGCTATCGTAGTTTACGGTAAAATCTTAGAACCGCTTCCATCATTTAAATTCGAAGGAATAGTTGAAGATCCACTCGTTAAATTATCTAAAAAAGATGCTGGAACTCAGTTGAAAGGAACATTTATAAAATTCAGCGGAGACTACGTAAACACAAAACCAAAAGGACAGCTTTACGCAGCAATTGAAAACAATAAAAACTTAATTTAA
- a CDS encoding 4Fe-4S binding protein, with product MPEHILSGIKAVVAINMRKEGKLQREIAEFLEMDRSIISHYLHGRYPSDKVMRVSEEIISLPKEHGIPLITSLGDNKQITKKLIERIYNITISIDMEKCIACGKCLECEYGAISVYSEDIGISIDREKCILCCKCVSECPVGALKIVK from the coding sequence ATGCCAGAACATATACTATCCGGGATCAAAGCAGTAGTCGCAATAAATATGCGAAAAGAAGGGAAACTTCAAAGAGAAATAGCAGAGTTTCTAGAAATGGATCGTTCAATCATCTCCCACTACTTACACGGCAGATATCCATCAGATAAGGTCATGAGAGTCTCTGAAGAGATTATATCTTTACCCAAAGAACACGGCATTCCATTAATTACTTCGCTTGGTGACAACAAGCAGATTACTAAAAAGTTAATAGAACGGATATACAATATAACAATAAGTATTGACATGGAAAAGTGTATCGCATGTGGCAAATGCCTTGAATGCGAATACGGGGCAATTTCGGTATATTCCGAAGACATTGGCATATCAATAGACAGGGAAAAGTGTATTCTCTGTTGCAAATGCGTTTCCGAATGTCCTGTTGGTGCTTTGAAAATAGTCAAATAA
- the fwdD gene encoding tungsten-dependent formylmethanofuran dehydrogenase subunit FwdD translates to MKFMLNTGRTIWQGEAIEAGKNLEMYRKAAAVCYMNPEDMDALGVKDGDAIKVISEYGDVAVNAITTDQPAPLGMIFIPMGPWANRVVLPDTESTAMPSFKGPLEVEVEKTDEEVLLMSDLMRKAYIE, encoded by the coding sequence ATGAAATTTATGCTAAATACGGGACGAACCATCTGGCAAGGCGAAGCCATTGAAGCTGGAAAGAACCTTGAAATGTACAGAAAAGCTGCAGCAGTCTGCTACATGAACCCAGAAGACATGGATGCATTGGGCGTTAAAGATGGCGATGCAATAAAAGTAATTTCAGAATACGGTGATGTTGCAGTAAATGCAATTACAACTGACCAGCCAGCGCCTCTTGGAATGATATTTATCCCAATGGGACCTTGGGCAAACAGAGTTGTTTTACCAGATACTGAAAGTACTGCAATGCCTTCTTTCAAAGGGCCTCTTGAAGTAGAAGTTGAAAAAACTGACGAAGAAGTACTTTTAATGTCTGATTTAATGAGAAAAGCATACATTGAATAA
- a CDS encoding ThiF family adenylyltransferase, which translates to MDIKALEDKLKPKGTVSIIGCGRLGIRIAMDLLEVHRGGFEKIQIFDAARIDQNDIVHRKHGAKLGEYKINFLKEFFPEKIEAFFEDVNEENIKKITGDVVLIVFAGGNTLPIRKKIVDYCNNTKKVAIGTNGVFGFDPAIKIGDAKTEKGPVEFLKVESEGHLVVGTGKFIKDMEPITPYTLDEMAKHLVIESLKIKKELLKN; encoded by the coding sequence ATGGATATTAAAGCACTAGAAGATAAATTAAAGCCAAAAGGAACTGTTTCTATTATTGGATGTGGAAGGTTAGGGATTAGAATTGCAATGGATCTTTTGGAAGTTCACAGGGGCGGATTTGAAAAGATCCAGATTTTTGATGCAGCAAGGATTGATCAAAATGATATAGTCCACAGAAAACATGGTGCAAAACTTGGAGAATATAAAATAAATTTTTTAAAAGAATTTTTCCCTGAAAAAATTGAAGCATTTTTTGAAGATGTCAATGAAGAAAATATAAAAAAAATAACTGGCGATGTTGTTTTAATTGTTTTTGCAGGTGGAAATACTCTTCCAATTAGGAAAAAAATTGTAGACTACTGTAATAATACTAAAAAAGTTGCAATTGGAACTAATGGGGTATTTGGATTTGATCCTGCAATTAAAATTGGAGATGCGAAGACTGAAAAAGGCCCTGTAGAATTTTTAAAAGTGGAAAGTGAAGGGCATTTGGTAGTTGGCACGGGTAAATTTATAAAAGATATGGAACCAATAACACCATACACTTTAGATGAGATGGCAAAACACCTCGTTATTGAATCTTTGAAAATCAAAAAAGAATTACTGAAAAACTAA
- the pscS gene encoding O-phospho-L-seryl-tRNA:Cys-tRNA synthase, giving the protein MEINTDKYKNITRNLEREMINLNPIQRGGILPTESKKIIYEYWDGYSVCDYCSGRLDQIETPPINEFLEDMSKFLGMDITRPTHGARESKYAVMNSICKEGDYVVLDGNAHYTSYVALERAKLNYERTEIEEYPTFRVIPESYAEKIDMLEDSKKNIGLILLTHVDGNYGNVADVEKVGKIAKSKGYPFLLNCAYSAGRMPIDGKKLNVDFIAASGHKSMAASGPCGLLSINKKYEDEVLETSKVNVLKELQMLGCTSRGIPILSLMASFEHLIERVKNWDLELEKTRKVVNELEPLGFKQIGERPRNHDIIRFETPILDEIAEKDKRRGFFFYEELKKRGIGGIRRGVTKEFKMSVYGLTNTQVDYVINSMKSIINELR; this is encoded by the coding sequence ATGGAGATAAATACTGATAAATACAAAAATATTACTAGAAATCTCGAAAGAGAAATGATTAACTTAAATCCAATTCAGAGAGGAGGAATCCTACCAACTGAATCTAAGAAAATAATCTATGAATACTGGGATGGGTACAGTGTCTGCGATTACTGTTCAGGAAGACTCGACCAAATCGAAACTCCCCCTATAAACGAATTTTTAGAAGACATGTCCAAATTTTTAGGAATGGACATAACAAGACCTACACACGGTGCAAGGGAAAGTAAATACGCTGTTATGAATTCCATCTGTAAAGAAGGCGATTACGTAGTTTTGGATGGAAATGCCCACTATACTTCATATGTAGCACTTGAAAGAGCTAAATTAAACTACGAAAGAACTGAAATTGAAGAATACCCGACATTTAGAGTAATTCCTGAAAGTTATGCTGAAAAAATTGACATGCTCGAAGATTCTAAAAAAAATATCGGATTAATCCTTTTAACACACGTTGATGGAAATTACGGAAACGTTGCAGATGTTGAAAAGGTTGGAAAAATTGCAAAATCTAAAGGATATCCATTTTTATTAAACTGTGCATATTCTGCGGGAAGAATGCCAATTGATGGAAAAAAATTAAATGTGGACTTTATTGCAGCATCAGGACACAAAAGTATGGCTGCATCTGGCCCATGCGGTCTTCTTTCAATAAATAAAAAATATGAAGATGAAGTGCTTGAAACTTCAAAAGTAAATGTATTAAAAGAACTCCAGATGCTTGGTTGCACTAGCCGAGGAATTCCAATTTTAAGTTTGATGGCAAGCTTTGAACACCTGATTGAAAGAGTTAAAAATTGGGATTTAGAACTTGAAAAAACAAGAAAAGTGGTTAATGAGCTTGAACCATTAGGATTTAAACAGATTGGGGAAAGACCAAGAAACCACGATATCATAAGATTTGAAACCCCGATTTTAGATGAAATTGCAGAAAAAGATAAACGAAGAGGATTTTTCTTCTACGAAGAATTGAAGAAAAGAGGAATCGGCGGAATCAGAAGAGGAGTTACAAAAGAATTCAAAATGAGTGTTTATGGATTAACCAATACTCAAGTTGACTACGTGATAAATAGCATGAAATCTATTATAAACGAGTTAAGGTGA
- the fwdF gene encoding tungsten-dependent formylmethanofuran dehydrogenase subunit FwdF, with protein sequence MKNFKKDENDGVIEISRSGVEKRVLKWDDCTCVGCGICSEICPTSAIEMGPLGAIFKGDIDAPKLDISEKCVLCGMCACACPFDAVKLSINDKPITEMPQYPKIKRGIELNQSKCVLCEQCELVCPQCAIDVEREVPERKSLVLGEITIKKDDCVLCGICAEYCPADAIELIPNDMNALSLNPIADIKIDLDACVYCKVCEKACPHNAIEAICYKCPLASKIKKPELYGEIKGQTNIDKDLCVSCGWCANICPADAIEVEKPFEGELIIDEPACNACGACISVCPCNALVFPQPEKQGDKVPNVVVNQDVCILCGACTHSCPVDALTVKRTKINMTEANAPAWKKAFSKLMK encoded by the coding sequence ATGAAAAACTTCAAAAAAGACGAAAATGATGGCGTCATTGAAATTTCAAGATCTGGCGTTGAAAAAAGAGTCTTGAAATGGGACGACTGTACCTGCGTTGGTTGCGGTATTTGTAGCGAAATCTGTCCTACAAGCGCTATAGAAATGGGGCCATTAGGTGCTATTTTTAAAGGGGACATTGATGCTCCAAAATTAGACATCTCAGAAAAATGTGTTTTGTGCGGTATGTGTGCATGTGCATGTCCATTCGATGCTGTTAAATTAAGCATTAACGACAAACCAATCACTGAAATGCCACAGTACCCTAAAATCAAAAGAGGAATTGAATTAAATCAATCCAAATGTGTTTTATGTGAACAGTGTGAATTAGTATGCCCTCAATGTGCTATTGACGTTGAAAGAGAAGTTCCTGAAAGAAAATCCTTAGTATTAGGAGAAATCACAATTAAAAAAGATGATTGTGTTTTATGTGGAATTTGTGCTGAATACTGTCCTGCTGATGCAATTGAATTAATTCCAAACGACATGAACGCTTTAAGCTTAAATCCAATTGCAGATATTAAAATAGACTTAGACGCTTGTGTGTACTGTAAAGTATGTGAAAAAGCATGTCCGCACAATGCAATTGAAGCAATTTGTTACAAATGTCCACTTGCAAGCAAAATTAAAAAGCCAGAACTCTACGGCGAAATCAAAGGACAAACAAACATCGACAAAGACCTCTGTGTATCCTGTGGATGGTGTGCAAACATCTGTCCTGCTGACGCAATAGAAGTTGAAAAACCATTTGAAGGAGAATTAATCATCGATGAGCCTGCATGTAACGCTTGTGGTGCATGTATTTCAGTTTGTCCATGTAACGCACTTGTATTCCCTCAACCTGAAAAACAGGGAGACAAAGTACCTAATGTTGTAGTTAATCAGGATGTATGTATTTTATGTGGTGCATGTACGCATTCATGCCCTGTTGATGCATTAACAGTTAAAAGAACAAAAATAAATATGACCGAAGCAAATGCACCTGCATGGAAAAAAGCTTTCTCAAAATTAATGAAATAA